Proteins from a genomic interval of Croceicoccus naphthovorans:
- the gltB gene encoding glutamate synthase large subunit produces MGFPPVQGLYDARNEHDACGVGFIAHIKGDKSNAIVKQGLTILENLDHRGAVGADPLLGDGAGILIQMPDALFRKWADTNGKTLPPAGDYAVAMCFLPQDDAAREFIVNRFETFIAKEGQDLIGWRDVPTTLDGLGKTVIAEMPVIRQAIIGRGGPCKDQDAFERKILAIRKQVQNPLESLAQKHDLPGLTELYMPSFSSRTIVYKGLLLANQVGSFYDDLRDPDCTSALALVHQRFSTNTFPSWKLAQPFRLIAHNGEINTVRGNVNWMNARRRTMESPLLGSDLDKMWPIIPHGQSDTACLDNALELLLAGGYSLSHAMMMLIPEAWAKNHEMDPARRAFYEYHAALMEPWDGPAAVAFTDGRQIAATLDRNGLRPARYCVTSDDLVCMASESGVLPFDDDSITRKWRLQPGKMLVIDLDQGRIIEDEEVKAELAAAQPYADWLNHSQYKLEDLDPLEPDAEDVPVPVGELLDRQQAFGYTQEDVSKFLEPMLFNGDDPIGSMGTDTPIAVLSKRSRLLYDYFKQNFAQVTNPPIDPIREELVMSLLSMIGPRPNLLGKEAGTHKRLEISQPILTNADLAKIRSVEEVLDGAFRTATIDITWDASTGADGLEQAIKEMCWSATEAVLQDKNILILSDRAQGPDRIAMPALLATAAVNAHLIRQGLRMQTGLVVETGEAREVHHFCVLAGYGAEAVNPYLAFETLEHIRVEKEAPLEAYEVEKNYIKAVGKGILKVMSKMGISTYQSYCGAQIFDAVGLSTKFIDAYFTGTATTIEGVGLAEVAQETVRRHQAAYGQEEIYRNQLDVGGIYQYRIRGEDHAWTPATISNLQHAVRGNNYATYEEYAKDINEQSERLLTIRGLMDLKKADEPLPLDQVESAESIVKRFATGAMSYGSISWEAHTTLALAMNRIGGKSNTGEGGEDPIRFKPLENGDTMRSAIKQVASGRFGVTTEYLVNADDIQIKMAQGAKPGEGGQLPGHKVDKIIGKTRHSTPGVGLISPPPHHDIYSIEDLAQLIHDLKNVNRQARISVKLVSEVGVGTVAAGVSKARADHVTISGYEGGTGASPLTSLTHAGSPWEIGLAETQQTLLLNDLRSRISVQVDGGLRTGRDVAIGALLGADEFGFATAPLIAAGCIMMRKCHLNTCPVGVATQNPELRKRFTGQPEHVINYFFFVAEELRKIMAEMGFATLDEMIGRVDRIDMKKAITHWKAQGIDLSKLLHQVEVPEGKQLFWTETQDHGLDAALDNDLIAASAPALEKGESVRIDREIRNVNRTTGTMLSGEVAKKYGHAGLPDNTIRVNFTGVAGQSFAAWLAHGVTLDLVGDGNDYVGKGLSGGRVIVRPPEGAPREPGDNIIVGNTVLYGAIAGEAYFNGVAGERFAVRNSGAIAVVEGIGDHGCEYMTGGTVLVLGPTGRNFAAGMSGGIAYVYDPDGVFDKHCNTAMVDLRAVANARDEDDGIGRPVQRGRGIEDFGMGDPLYHDAERLKVLLERHHLHTGSAKARALLDDFDNAVTKFVKVMPRDYENALKNLEAERLAAQSEAAE; encoded by the coding sequence ATGGGTTTTCCGCCGGTTCAAGGCCTCTACGATGCGCGCAACGAACATGACGCCTGTGGCGTGGGTTTCATCGCCCATATTAAAGGCGATAAATCCAACGCGATTGTTAAACAGGGCCTGACCATTCTGGAAAACCTTGACCATCGCGGTGCGGTGGGCGCTGACCCGTTGCTGGGCGACGGGGCAGGTATCCTGATCCAGATGCCCGATGCGTTGTTCCGCAAGTGGGCCGATACCAACGGCAAGACCCTGCCGCCCGCGGGCGATTACGCGGTGGCGATGTGCTTCCTGCCGCAGGACGATGCCGCGCGCGAATTCATCGTGAACCGGTTTGAAACGTTTATCGCCAAGGAAGGTCAGGACCTGATCGGCTGGCGCGACGTGCCGACCACGCTGGACGGGCTGGGCAAGACGGTCATCGCCGAAATGCCGGTTATCCGTCAGGCGATCATCGGTCGTGGCGGCCCGTGCAAGGATCAGGACGCGTTCGAGCGTAAGATCCTCGCCATCCGCAAGCAGGTGCAGAACCCGCTCGAATCGCTGGCGCAAAAGCATGACCTGCCCGGCCTGACCGAGCTTTACATGCCGAGTTTTTCGAGCCGGACCATCGTGTACAAGGGCTTGCTGCTCGCCAACCAGGTCGGCAGCTTCTACGACGACCTGCGTGATCCCGACTGCACCTCGGCGCTTGCGCTGGTCCACCAGCGGTTCAGCACCAACACCTTCCCCAGCTGGAAGCTGGCGCAGCCGTTCCGGCTTATCGCCCACAATGGTGAAATCAACACGGTTCGCGGCAACGTGAACTGGATGAACGCGCGCCGCCGCACGATGGAATCGCCGCTGTTGGGGTCCGATCTCGACAAGATGTGGCCGATCATCCCGCATGGCCAGTCGGACACCGCGTGCCTCGACAACGCACTCGAACTGCTCCTTGCCGGTGGCTATTCGCTCAGCCACGCGATGATGATGCTCATCCCCGAGGCTTGGGCCAAGAACCACGAGATGGATCCGGCCCGCCGCGCGTTCTACGAATATCATGCCGCGTTGATGGAGCCGTGGGACGGCCCCGCCGCCGTCGCCTTTACCGATGGTCGCCAGATCGCCGCGACGCTGGATCGTAACGGTTTGCGCCCCGCGCGCTATTGCGTGACCAGCGACGATCTTGTCTGCATGGCTTCGGAAAGCGGCGTATTGCCGTTCGACGACGATTCGATCACCCGCAAGTGGCGTCTGCAGCCGGGCAAGATGCTGGTCATCGACCTCGATCAGGGCCGCATCATCGAGGATGAGGAGGTCAAGGCAGAGCTTGCCGCCGCGCAGCCCTATGCCGACTGGCTGAACCATTCGCAGTACAAGCTGGAAGATCTCGACCCGCTGGAGCCGGATGCAGAGGACGTTCCCGTTCCCGTCGGTGAACTGCTCGATCGCCAGCAGGCATTCGGCTACACGCAGGAAGACGTTTCGAAGTTCCTTGAGCCGATGCTGTTCAACGGCGACGATCCGATCGGATCGATGGGCACCGATACGCCCATTGCCGTCCTGTCAAAGCGTTCGCGCCTGCTCTACGACTATTTCAAGCAGAACTTCGCTCAGGTCACCAACCCGCCGATCGATCCGATCCGCGAAGAACTGGTGATGAGCCTGCTGTCGATGATCGGTCCGCGTCCGAACCTGCTGGGCAAGGAAGCCGGCACGCACAAGCGGCTGGAAATCAGCCAGCCGATCCTGACCAACGCCGATCTCGCCAAGATCCGTTCGGTAGAGGAAGTGCTGGACGGTGCATTCCGCACTGCCACCATCGACATCACCTGGGATGCCAGCACCGGGGCCGACGGGCTGGAGCAGGCGATCAAGGAAATGTGCTGGTCCGCAACCGAAGCGGTGCTGCAGGACAAGAACATCCTGATCCTCTCCGACCGTGCGCAGGGCCCCGATCGCATTGCGATGCCCGCATTGCTGGCGACGGCAGCGGTCAACGCGCATCTGATCCGTCAGGGCCTGCGTATGCAGACCGGCCTTGTCGTCGAAACCGGCGAAGCGCGCGAAGTGCACCACTTCTGCGTGCTGGCGGGTTACGGCGCGGAAGCCGTGAACCCCTACCTCGCGTTCGAGACGCTGGAGCATATCCGCGTCGAGAAGGAAGCCCCGCTGGAGGCTTACGAGGTCGAGAAGAACTACATCAAGGCGGTCGGCAAGGGCATCCTGAAGGTCATGTCCAAGATGGGCATCTCGACCTATCAGTCCTATTGCGGCGCGCAGATCTTCGACGCGGTCGGTCTGTCGACCAAGTTCATCGACGCCTACTTCACCGGCACCGCGACCACGATCGAGGGTGTTGGCCTTGCCGAAGTGGCGCAGGAAACCGTGCGTCGTCACCAGGCGGCCTATGGCCAAGAGGAAATCTACCGCAATCAGCTCGATGTCGGCGGTATTTATCAGTATCGCATCCGTGGCGAAGACCACGCCTGGACCCCGGCGACGATCAGCAACCTTCAGCACGCGGTGCGCGGCAACAACTATGCCACGTACGAGGAGTACGCGAAGGACATCAACGAGCAATCGGAACGCCTGCTGACGATCCGCGGCTTGATGGATCTGAAGAAGGCGGATGAGCCTCTGCCGCTCGATCAAGTGGAATCGGCGGAAAGCATCGTAAAGCGGTTTGCGACCGGCGCGATGAGCTATGGCTCGATCAGCTGGGAAGCGCACACGACGCTGGCACTGGCCATGAACCGGATCGGCGGCAAGTCGAACACCGGTGAAGGGGGTGAGGATCCGATCCGTTTCAAGCCGCTCGAAAACGGCGACACGATGCGTTCGGCGATCAAGCAGGTTGCTTCGGGCCGCTTCGGCGTCACCACCGAGTATCTCGTCAACGCCGACGACATCCAGATTAAGATGGCGCAGGGCGCAAAGCCCGGCGAGGGTGGCCAGCTGCCCGGACACAAGGTCGACAAGATCATCGGCAAGACGCGGCACTCCACGCCGGGCGTAGGCCTGATTTCGCCCCCGCCGCACCACGACATCTACTCGATCGAGGATCTGGCACAGCTGATCCACGACCTGAAGAACGTGAACCGGCAAGCGCGCATCTCGGTCAAGCTCGTCTCTGAAGTCGGCGTCGGCACGGTCGCCGCGGGCGTTTCGAAGGCGCGGGCGGACCATGTCACGATCTCTGGTTATGAAGGCGGCACGGGCGCGTCCCCGCTCACGTCCTTGACGCACGCCGGCTCTCCTTGGGAAATCGGCCTTGCCGAGACGCAGCAGACGCTGCTGCTCAACGATCTGCGTTCGCGCATTTCGGTGCAGGTCGACGGCGGCCTGCGCACCGGGCGCGACGTCGCCATCGGCGCTCTATTGGGCGCGGACGAGTTCGGCTTCGCCACCGCCCCGCTGATCGCGGCAGGCTGCATCATGATGCGCAAGTGCCACCTGAATACCTGCCCGGTCGGCGTCGCGACGCAGAACCCGGAGCTGCGCAAGCGCTTCACCGGTCAGCCGGAGCACGTGATCAACTACTTCTTCTTCGTGGCCGAAGAGCTGCGCAAGATCATGGCCGAGATGGGTTTTGCCACGCTCGACGAGATGATCGGCCGGGTCGACCGGATCGACATGAAAAAGGCGATCACCCACTGGAAGGCCCAGGGCATCGACCTGTCGAAGCTGCTGCACCAGGTGGAAGTGCCCGAAGGCAAGCAGCTGTTCTGGACCGAGACGCAGGATCATGGCCTCGATGCCGCGCTCGACAACGACCTGATCGCCGCCAGCGCACCCGCGCTGGAAAAGGGCGAGAGCGTCCGCATCGACCGCGAGATTCGCAACGTGAACCGCACGACCGGCACGATGCTGTCGGGTGAAGTCGCCAAGAAATACGGCCACGCCGGCCTGCCCGACAACACGATCCGCGTGAACTTCACCGGCGTTGCGGGGCAGTCGTTCGCGGCATGGCTGGCGCACGGCGTCACGCTGGACCTTGTCGGCGACGGCAACGACTATGTCGGCAAGGGCCTGTCGGGCGGCCGCGTCATCGTCCGTCCACCCGAAGGCGCGCCGCGCGAACCGGGCGACAACATCATCGTTGGCAACACCGTGCTGTACGGCGCGATTGCGGGCGAGGCCTATTTCAACGGCGTCGCAGGCGAACGTTTCGCCGTCCGCAATTCTGGCGCGATCGCGGTTGTCGAAGGCATTGGCGACCACGGGTGTGAGTATATGACCGGCGGCACCGTACTGGTGCTGGGGCCCACGGGCCGTAACTTCGCTGCTGGCATGAGCGGCGGCATCGCCTATGTTTACGACCCCGACGGCGTGTTCGATAAACATTGCAACACGGCGATGGTGGACCTGCGCGCCGTGGCCAACGCCCGCGACGAAGACGACGGCATCGGCCGTCCGGTTCAGCGCGGTCGCGGGATCGAGGACTTCGGCATGGGCGATCCGCTCTACCACGATGCGGAACGCCTGAAGGTCCTGCTCGAACGGCACCACCTGCACACCGGCAGTGCGAAGGCGCGGGCGCTGCTCGACGATTTCGACAATGCCGTCACGAAATTCGTGAAGGTGATGCCGCGCGACTACGAAAACGCGCTGAAAAACCTCGAAGCCGAGCGTCTTGCCGCTCAGAGCGAAGCTGCGGAATAA
- a CDS encoding M13 family metallopeptidase, giving the protein MLNKTFAAGCSAIALIIAAPALAQDAAPAAPVDPDPMTWPAMGFDPADIDTSINPGDDFHEYVNGKWDAVTVIPPQFSSYGVVTDLRLKAESQVEQIITEMSESDAAKGTIEQKVGDSYAAYVDREAIDARGMAPAQPLLDAVWAINTYDDLARFFATPGMPDPFSISVHSDHMAPNVNIFNIWTGGLGLPDRDNYLVDNEKNLEMRAKYKEYLTFMLGKAGYEDPAAAADAVYALERRMAVTDWDRTISDDPRILYNPTKRTVIDSWSNKFPMQTYFDTLGVGSLDTMIVDEVPLEPGEAEELGLTPADVAKLGGGFPAFTQLIGNTDLATWKAWAAANIIGGYSSVLPQDIEKAAFDFYGTYLSGAKIQRPREKRGISLINSRFGEGVGKLYVERNFSPEAKAKMVELVGNLKTAMGARIQNLSWMSADTKTQALDKLGKINVKIGYPDKWEDYDGLEITASDPLANSLAAAKWGWQEQLEDLSEPVDRLKWGMTPQTVNAYYSPLLNEIVFPAAYLQAPNFSLSADPAVNYAIIGSTIGHEISHGFDDSGSRYDGGGVLRNWWTEQDRAEFDKAGAKLIEQYNAFCPLDDGKTCINGKLTLGENIADLAGLRIAYDAYKVSLNGQEAPVIDGLTGDQRFFIAYALGNRGLWTEELTRNILQTDPHSPDKARTNVVLANFDPWYEAFDVKPGDAMYLAPEDRVHMW; this is encoded by the coding sequence ATGCTCAACAAGACATTTGCCGCCGGCTGCTCGGCCATTGCCCTGATCATCGCCGCGCCCGCGCTGGCGCAGGATGCCGCCCCTGCCGCGCCGGTCGATCCCGATCCGATGACGTGGCCGGCGATGGGCTTCGACCCAGCCGATATCGACACCAGCATCAATCCGGGTGACGATTTCCACGAATACGTCAACGGCAAGTGGGACGCGGTCACCGTGATCCCGCCGCAGTTCTCTTCATACGGTGTCGTGACCGACCTTCGGCTCAAGGCAGAAAGTCAGGTCGAACAGATCATCACCGAGATGAGCGAAAGCGACGCCGCCAAGGGCACGATCGAGCAGAAGGTCGGCGACAGTTATGCCGCGTATGTCGACCGCGAAGCCATCGATGCGCGCGGCATGGCCCCGGCGCAGCCGCTGCTCGATGCAGTATGGGCGATCAACACCTATGACGATCTTGCCCGCTTTTTCGCAACGCCGGGCATGCCCGATCCGTTCTCGATCAGCGTCCATTCCGACCACATGGCGCCCAACGTCAACATCTTCAACATCTGGACCGGCGGCCTCGGCCTGCCCGACCGGGACAACTATCTCGTCGACAACGAGAAGAACCTTGAGATGCGCGCCAAGTACAAGGAATACCTGACCTTCATGCTGGGCAAGGCGGGCTACGAAGACCCTGCCGCCGCCGCCGATGCCGTCTATGCGCTGGAACGCCGCATGGCGGTAACCGACTGGGATCGCACCATCTCTGACGATCCGCGCATTCTCTACAACCCCACCAAGCGCACCGTGATCGACAGCTGGTCGAACAAGTTCCCGATGCAGACCTATTTCGACACGCTGGGCGTCGGCTCGCTCGACACCATGATCGTCGACGAAGTCCCGCTAGAACCGGGCGAGGCCGAGGAACTGGGCCTGACCCCTGCCGACGTGGCCAAGCTGGGCGGCGGTTTTCCCGCCTTCACGCAGCTGATCGGCAATACCGATCTTGCCACCTGGAAGGCATGGGCCGCGGCCAACATCATCGGCGGCTATTCGTCGGTCCTGCCGCAGGACATCGAGAAGGCCGCCTTCGACTTTTACGGCACCTATCTGTCAGGCGCGAAGATTCAGCGTCCGCGTGAAAAGCGCGGCATTTCGCTGATCAACAGCCGCTTTGGCGAAGGCGTCGGCAAGCTTTACGTCGAACGCAACTTCTCGCCCGAGGCGAAGGCCAAGATGGTCGAGCTGGTCGGCAATCTGAAGACCGCGATGGGCGCGCGTATCCAGAACCTCAGCTGGATGAGCGCGGACACCAAGACGCAGGCGCTGGACAAGCTGGGCAAGATCAACGTCAAGATCGGCTATCCCGACAAATGGGAGGATTACGACGGACTTGAAATCACCGCCAGCGATCCGCTCGCCAACTCGCTCGCCGCGGCCAAGTGGGGCTGGCAGGAACAGCTGGAAGACCTGAGCGAGCCGGTCGACCGGCTGAAGTGGGGGATGACACCGCAGACGGTGAACGCCTATTACAGCCCGCTCCTGAACGAGATCGTGTTCCCGGCGGCCTATCTGCAAGCGCCGAACTTCTCGCTTTCCGCCGATCCGGCGGTGAACTACGCGATCATCGGATCGACGATCGGACACGAGATCAGCCACGGGTTCGACGATTCGGGTTCACGCTATGACGGCGGTGGTGTGCTGCGCAACTGGTGGACCGAACAGGATCGCGCCGAGTTCGACAAGGCCGGCGCCAAGCTGATCGAGCAGTACAATGCGTTCTGCCCGCTGGACGATGGCAAGACCTGCATCAACGGCAAGCTGACGCTGGGCGAGAACATCGCCGACCTTGCGGGCCTGCGCATCGCCTATGACGCGTACAAAGTCAGCCTGAACGGCCAGGAAGCGCCGGTGATCGACGGGCTGACCGGCGACCAGCGCTTCTTCATCGCCTATGCGCTGGGCAATCGCGGTCTGTGGACCGAAGAGCTGACCCGCAACATCCTACAAACTGACCCGCACTCGCCCGACAAGGCGCGGACCAACGTGGTGCTGGCCAACTTCGACCCGTGGTACGAGGCGTTTGACGTCAAGCCGGGCGATGCGATGTACCTTGCCCCGGAAGATCGCGTCCACATGTGGTAA
- a CDS encoding ABC transporter transmembrane domain-containing protein translates to MNARKRRRTEEAAGTEPAGQASRSVAPLRLIVQAARSYPWIVAAALAALLITSAATLAIPSGFKLIIDRGFTGGGEIGRWFQYLLMIVVVLAIGTALRFYFVSWLGERVVADLRVRVNRHLLDMPPAFFEENSPGEIASRMTADTAIIEQTVSSTVSVALRNIVTAIGGTIYMFILAPGLSIYLLLAIPAVILPILWFGRKVRDLSKSSQDRIADVGAMTGEVLGAMQVVQAFNQEDRERARFRNAVERSFDTAAQRIRMRSVLTGIVIFLIFGAITLLLWKGAIEVAAGNITGGTIAAFVITVGLVAGAFGSLTEVYGSLLRAAGAAQRMGELLDARPSIAPPERPQTLPVPPRGAIAFQNVTFRYPARPDQAALQDFSLTIEPGETIAIVGPSGAGKSTLFQLVARFRDPQAGSVRIDGVELTRADPAAIRQRIALVPQESVLFAADARYNIQYGAPQATDEAIWEAARAANAETFLRDLPQGLDTFIGEGGARLSGGQRQRIAIARAILRDSPILLLDEATSALDAESERLVQSALDHLMQGRTTLVIAHRLATVRAADRIVVMDEGRVVEIGDHDTLSAAGGLYARLARLQFDESRFDAAKGQTGAEAAS, encoded by the coding sequence ATGAACGCGAGGAAGCGCCGCCGAACGGAAGAAGCCGCCGGGACAGAACCGGCCGGACAGGCTTCGCGCAGCGTCGCACCGCTGCGCCTGATCGTACAGGCGGCGCGGTCCTATCCGTGGATCGTGGCGGCGGCGCTGGCCGCGCTGCTGATCACCTCTGCCGCAACGCTGGCGATCCCCTCGGGCTTCAAGCTGATCATCGACCGGGGCTTTACCGGCGGCGGCGAGATCGGGCGCTGGTTTCAGTACTTGCTGATGATCGTAGTCGTGCTGGCCATCGGCACGGCGCTACGGTTCTATTTCGTGTCGTGGCTGGGTGAGCGGGTGGTCGCCGATCTGCGCGTGCGGGTGAACCGCCACCTTCTGGACATGCCGCCCGCGTTTTTTGAGGAAAACAGCCCCGGCGAAATCGCCTCGCGCATGACGGCGGATACCGCGATCATCGAACAGACTGTCAGCAGCACCGTCTCCGTCGCCTTGCGCAATATCGTGACCGCGATCGGCGGCACGATCTATATGTTCATCCTCGCCCCGGGTCTCAGCATCTATCTGCTGCTGGCGATACCGGCGGTCATCCTGCCCATCCTGTGGTTCGGGCGGAAGGTTCGCGATCTGTCGAAATCGAGCCAGGACCGCATCGCAGATGTCGGCGCGATGACGGGGGAAGTGCTGGGCGCGATGCAGGTGGTGCAGGCGTTCAATCAGGAAGATCGCGAACGCGCCCGCTTTCGCAACGCGGTAGAGCGCAGCTTCGACACCGCCGCTCAGCGTATCCGCATGCGGTCGGTGCTGACCGGGATCGTCATCTTCCTGATCTTCGGCGCCATCACGCTGCTGTTGTGGAAGGGCGCCATCGAAGTTGCGGCGGGAAATATCACCGGTGGCACCATCGCGGCTTTCGTCATTACCGTCGGGCTGGTCGCCGGGGCGTTCGGGTCGCTGACAGAGGTCTATGGCAGTCTGCTTCGCGCCGCCGGGGCTGCGCAGCGGATGGGCGAATTGCTAGACGCGCGCCCATCCATCGCCCCGCCCGAACGCCCGCAGACCTTGCCCGTCCCGCCGCGCGGGGCCATCGCGTTCCAGAATGTGACCTTCCGCTATCCGGCACGCCCCGATCAGGCGGCCTTGCAGGATTTCTCGCTGACGATCGAGCCGGGCGAGACCATCGCCATCGTCGGCCCGTCGGGCGCGGGGAAGTCCACGCTGTTCCAGCTGGTCGCCCGCTTTCGCGATCCACAGGCGGGCAGCGTGCGGATCGACGGCGTGGAGCTCACCCGCGCCGATCCGGCCGCGATTCGCCAGCGCATCGCGCTGGTGCCGCAGGAATCGGTGCTGTTCGCGGCAGATGCACGCTACAATATCCAGTACGGCGCACCGCAGGCGACTGACGAGGCGATCTGGGAAGCTGCCCGCGCCGCCAATGCAGAGACGTTCCTGCGCGATCTGCCGCAAGGGCTGGACACTTTCATCGGCGAAGGCGGCGCACGCCTGTCGGGGGGGCAGCGCCAGCGGATCGCTATCGCCCGCGCCATCCTGCGCGATTCCCCCATCCTGCTGCTGGACGAAGCGACCAGTGCTTTGGATGCCGAGAGCGAGCGACTGGTGCAGTCCGCGCTCGACCATTTGATGCAGGGCCGGACCACCTTGGTCATCGCCCACCGGTTGGCCACCGTTCGGGCGGCTGACCGGATCGTGGTGATGGACGAAGGCCGCGTCGTAGAGATCGGCGATCACGATACGCTGAGCGCGGCGGGCGGGCTCTATGCACGGCTGGCGCGGTTGCAGTTCGACGAATCGCGGTTCGACGCGGCCAAAGGTCAGACGGGCGCAGAAGCCGCCTCTTGA
- a CDS encoding polyhydroxyalkanoate depolymerase, whose translation MLYGMYELQKAWLSSASAGASVVSEWLGNPRNPLGYTGFGPAVSSALEVFSHAAAPRGKPAFGIDSVTCNGKDYEVVESDVLHRPFGNLKRFSHAGLPKDAPHLLIVAPMSGHYATLLRGTVERMVENAVVYISDWADAKLVPMSEGKFDLDDYIDYVIEFLEHIGPGAHLMAVCQPSVPAFAATAIMAANKHPCRPVTLTMMGGPIDTREAPTEVNDMATGRPMAWFKQNLIQTVPLHYPGAGRRVYPGFLQLAGFMSMNLGNHMMSHYAMFKHLVVGDGESAEATKIFYDEYLAVCDMTAEFYLQTVNAVFKEYLLPRGLLTHRGETIDLGAITDTAILCIEGERDDISGVGQTKAALTLTPNLPDAMKRYHLAPKVGHYGIFNGSKWRATIAPIVEGWMAGHARGRLQAVA comes from the coding sequence ATGCTTTACGGAATGTACGAACTGCAAAAGGCTTGGTTGTCGTCGGCAAGCGCCGGGGCATCGGTCGTGTCGGAGTGGTTGGGCAACCCCCGCAATCCCTTGGGGTACACCGGTTTCGGCCCTGCGGTTTCGTCGGCTCTGGAAGTGTTTTCGCATGCCGCTGCCCCGCGCGGCAAACCGGCGTTCGGCATCGATTCCGTCACCTGCAATGGCAAGGATTACGAAGTTGTCGAATCGGACGTGCTCCACCGCCCATTCGGCAACCTGAAGCGGTTCAGCCATGCCGGCCTGCCCAAGGATGCGCCCCACCTGCTGATCGTTGCGCCGATGAGCGGGCACTATGCCACGCTGCTGCGCGGTACGGTCGAGCGGATGGTCGAGAACGCCGTCGTTTACATCAGCGACTGGGCCGATGCGAAGCTGGTGCCGATGTCGGAAGGCAAGTTCGACCTCGACGACTATATCGACTACGTTATCGAGTTCCTCGAACACATCGGCCCCGGCGCGCACCTCATGGCGGTGTGCCAGCCATCGGTCCCCGCTTTTGCCGCCACCGCCATCATGGCCGCGAACAAGCATCCGTGCCGCCCTGTCACGCTGACCATGATGGGCGGCCCCATCGACACGCGCGAGGCGCCGACCGAGGTCAACGACATGGCGACCGGTCGCCCGATGGCGTGGTTCAAGCAGAACCTGATCCAGACCGTGCCGCTGCATTATCCGGGTGCGGGCCGCCGGGTCTATCCGGGGTTTCTGCAACTGGCCGGGTTCATGAGCATGAACCTCGGCAACCACATGATGAGCCACTATGCGATGTTCAAACATCTGGTGGTGGGCGACGGCGAAAGCGCCGAGGCGACGAAGATTTTCTACGACGAATATCTGGCCGTCTGCGACATGACGGCGGAATTCTACCTTCAGACGGTGAACGCGGTATTCAAGGAATACCTCCTCCCGCGCGGGCTCTTGACCCACCGGGGCGAGACCATCGACCTTGGCGCGATCACCGACACCGCGATCCTGTGCATCGAGGGCGAGCGCGACGATATCTCGGGCGTGGGCCAGACCAAGGCGGCGCTGACCCTGACCCCGAACCTGCCGGACGCGATGAAGCGTTACCATCTTGCCCCCAAAGTCGGGCACTATGGCATCTTCAACGGGTCGAAATGGCGGGCGACCATCGCGCCCATCGTCGAAGGCTGGATGGCGGGCCATGCGCGGGGCAGGCTTCAGGCCGTCGCCTGA